AACACCATATTAGCAATTTTTGTTCAAAGTTAGCTGGATAAACTgaatggcacaaatacaaaaagtttagtactaaattgtcactaatgcaaaagatttagagctgaattagcaaaattacaATGAatataagacttttttggtaatttcctcatCGGTCACTCTCGTCCATGAATGTGTGTCACAGATGCATCTGCCGCAAAAATGGATGAGCAATACCAAAGCACAAAGGATTCGCAACTTGATTCAAAGTTATTTTTGTTGACGCTTGACTTTTGACAACTCACTTAGGCGTTAATTGCACTGCAAAATCTAGGGATCGACCCCGACCCCATCCAAAAGTattattagtttgaaatttgcATATAAGGAGCACTTTTACTTACATCCATATAACTGCATTGGACTGGAGCGAAGGGATTTAAGCAAGGGAGGGTTCGAGCCACATCGAATTATTCAAATTAAACCCctgcaaaattgaaaatttggctaAGGCCCTAAGCCCTTACGGTGGCCAAAATCACATGTGCTATGCACATGGGTGTGCTACaatacattgaaaaaaaaaaaaaaagatagggaGCGACCACGATCACGACccctacaaaaaaaattaattccgtAAATTacaaggttaataccacggaaaaccttaaactagtacacttgtgacaaatttattacaaactatttttttttaattgcgaaaaatctcaaactgttacacctatgataaatttaccccaaaccaatacatatgtgacaaatttaccctctattaatttttgttaaatctaaccgttaaaatgttaagttgtatgacacgtggcaattgacaGGTGTACCAGCTTGGGTTTTTACCTTCTGTTTGTCACAAttatatcggtttgaaatttttcgtgatattaacctaatttaaccgAGGGtgaatttatcacgggtgtaccggtttaaaattttttatgatcaaaaaaatagtttggggtaaattgatCACAACCGTtccagttttgaatttttcatggtcaaaaaaatggtttgggataaatttgtctagggtataccggtttgggatttttcatgatattaatcctaaattGCCTTGAATTGGAGTCAAAGAACTTAAGCGAGGGAGGTTCTGAgctaattgaaataattagactAAGCTCGTATGAATTCCAAAGTTTGGCCAAGCCCAATAATTTATGAAGTGGCTTGCAAGTTAATCTTttattaaacaagaaaaacagtAATGATTTGTGCACAAGGAAAAAATACAGTGATAGTTTGATCATTGTCGCCGTAGTAAATAGAGGAGAActaattgaattgaattgcatgtcaaattgattaaatcaaaCCCCAAAGTTACAATTGGTATGGGCTTAGGAGCATTTGTGTTAAATCTTTAGCTTGACTATGTATTAACTTTCCTTTTAGTGGTTCCCATTTGGGAAAGTAGCGATATATTGGGGAGTCCGTTAGAGACTTGACCTAAAACTCGTAGTAGACTTAGGCCTGCCCTTTTTATtcttaaaattattttgtttgggAGCATGGAGACAAAGTGCGCCCCTAACATCaagtgttaaatattttttatcggtAGGAGTTACAATAGGAGGAGTGGTTGCTAACCTTTGTTTAGTAGGGAGGTGTTGAGAACAAATGTTCAATTCGACATTGAAACGATGTTTGGATTATAATTTGATGTGCGTGCTCTATACTTTAGCACTATACTTTTTACACACACACCCGATTGTCAGACCTAGACCGCCATAAAGAAAATATCTAGGATGGTGTCGAGAAGAAAACAACCTTGTCCACGAGATTGCGAAGTACAGGTTGCCCTTGACGACTCCGAAAATTCTTTCTTAGTGCCAAAAGCGTTTATCTTTGTCCGCAAAACTACGTGACTATATGACAACCTTCTTAGCTGTAGTTAAGAAAACTCGACTTTAGTACGTGAGACTACGACTAGTCAGATCATTCTCTTGGGCCCCATTTGTTAAGGCCCATTTTTCgcaatgaaaatcaaaattgctTTCGGCTTATCCGTAATTTacttctcctttgaaaaaaaaaatccactagGCCTTTTCATACGAAACTCTTGAAATTGCATACCAGTTTGAtgtaaaatcttttttttttttttggcaaacatTTGAAAATAGCATCTACATTTGTTCAAAACATAGTCGTGcatacttttttgaaaattggattGGGCCTTCATATTGCAATGGGCTTTTTCATAAATAGTCATTTCCAAAACCCTTTTCAAAGTCATCATTGGGCCGTTACGCATCTCAGGACTGAATGAGGCCCACAAATCATCATTAGCCTCTCATGATGATTTCTTGCACCATCgaaaaattggcaaaaggtgaaTTGAAGTCCTAAGCCCTTACATGTGTTGTAAGAAGCAATGTATGCACGAAGCAATGTAAGGAGGATCCCGTGGCAAACGAATCTCCATTGCCTTGATTTCtgtataaaagaaaatttcatggaACGTTTCCTTTTGGtatttgatcctttttttttttcaatcgaaTGCGAGAAGTTATATAACCAAGAACGAGGGTTGAATCGCCTTCAAGATTTTATAGCTTGTAGAGAGTGTTACTTTTACTCAAAACTTCACTAGATGCTTCTACAAACTCAAGGACCTCTCATAGACGTTAACTTTAGCTTAACCCCCTGCGAGAGATCTTGTATTTGTTGTGATCCACCTAGGTAAGCTATCTCATTCGAAAAGCTGTTGATCTGTCGTCCTTAACCGTCAAAGCTGCTTTTTGCGCGAACAAAATCACAATCCAAGGATGAAGTAGGCCACCTGAAAAATTAGATGCATGTGTTCTCCACGTGACAATCAAGCATGTGAAGTCAAGTGGCAACTACATgtagaaatgtttttcattgcaTATGAcgtaattctctaaaaaaaaaaccttcaactttaggttcagtctCAAACCTACGCCGAACtcttttttgtctcaaaaaaaaaaaaaaaaacccccacaACTTTAGATCCAGCCCTACTTAcgccccgaactttttttgtttaagaaaaAGCTCTCAACTTTAGGTGCAGTCCCAAATCGTCCTCgacttttattttataaaaaaaaaattaccgatTTTTTAATCTATCCTCAAACCTAACATGTGGTCCAGTCCCAACTTGGCGTGGCATTTCCAATGTAGATCATCAAAATAATGGGGCGATGGGTACGGATTGATGtggcattttcatttggacaacAAATCCACcctaataaaaattattgaaatggGTATGGATTGATGgggcattttcatttggatAACAAATTCActctaataaaaattattgaaattctaaaacattataggatatgaaaattgaaACGAATAACGGAGATTTTTTGATAGATCGCTAATGGAAGCAGATTTGATATTAGAGTAAAAATAGgatatttatttcttagattaaaaaaatttcgaggtaaaattgggattgaacctaaagtttgggattttttcgaTGACCAAAAAAAGTTCGAAGAAGATTTGGGACTTGacttaaagtttgagattttttttcgagacaaaaatAAGTTCGCAGTAAATTTGAGACTTGACTTGAatttttataagataaaaaaaatttctggttATATTTGAGACTAAACTTAAAGttagcgtttttttttttatagagaacTAGACATGATGACTCTTGGGCTAAAGCTGACTAGGTTGTAGGCCCGGCAAATGCGTCCACGTCTTTACATGGGTCGGGCTTTTGCAGCTAGTGGTCGGTGGACCgcaggggtgatcggttcctaGTTCGGTTCGATCCCGGGCGGTTCCATTGGATCggacacatgccaaaaaaaaaaaatgcaccattcTTGGACGGTCCCGATTCAGCAAATATAGAGGttggacataaaaaaatttcgaattcattttctcaaacaggtctttcaaggcaaagctgaaaaattttcgcaagattgttttcaaaatgcacatgggattcaagcaaaaacgatCTCCCTTTGGGTCAAAAACAGCCCAAGAACCAGCTGAGGCAAGATCGAGATGGGGATTTCGTTTGGggactaaaaaggcaagatTAAGAAAATTCCATGCGCATGaagttttcttgatcaaaataaaaaaaaatttccatcggTCCGCTCCCATCTTAGCGGGTCCTAGAATCGAAAACTGGACCGCTCCTTCTAGAATCGGGATTCGGCCCACCGGTTCCGAttcggtccgggcggtccgatttgctcactcACAGTAGACCCTCTATTCAATTTTTCTGAGGCGGAAACAAGCGCacggactctctctctctctctctgtcgatcgatcgatcgatctagAACAGTGCAGCTTCCGGCGACGCATGGCGTCTCCAACCCTTCTACATAGTCTCCTCTACATCCCACCTCGCTCTTCGAAGTGCCCGAGAGCTCAGTTCCTTCCCTCCAAGTCCATTTCTAGACCAAGCAATCGCGCTTCGTTCTCACACACCGGTGTGCCCGGTTCCATCAGGAGATTCGTGCGTCGCCGTCCGTCGCCCGTCGTCGCTTCCCAGTCGAACTTCTTAAAGGGTCGGGCCCACTTCGAATATCGAAGTTTCCGAGCAGTCTCGATTCGCGGGTGTTTGTGAAATTCTGTGTCTTGTTTAGTGATGGGGTGTTTCGTTTGATTGATGATGATTGGGTCGGTTGCTTGTGACTGAGCAGAGTGGTGCGACGAATTTGATGGTCGCGTGATTTTTGATATTGTATTATCAGCGGTTGTCTGTTGGCTTTGTTATAGCTGGCAGGAGAGTGCTCACGAGCAGAAATTGTTCGATCAAAGGCGCTAAAGAAGTGTGGTTGTTGAAAAAATTTAACCTGTGATGACTTGACTCGGCGTGTTTAGTGTATTTTCGTTCTTAATCACAGTTTCTGCGGATGAAAGATCTGCTATTACTTGCTGATTCCCTTTTGCGCTCCATGGTGTAGTTGCTCAAACGGTTTGGAAAGTGGGGAGAGATGCTATTGAAGCAGGGACGAATCTGGTGCCCGTGAGTGCTATTCATCTCTCATTGTTATGATTCTTTAGAAACAGTTCGTATGTGCTTGCAACTATCACATTATGATGCTTTGCCCGATATTCTTTTCTGTTTAGGATGCCGTTCCGAGGCCTGTAGCGAGGATTTCTGTTACTTTTGTTGGGTTGTCCGTCGCGCTTTTTGTGCTGAAGTCATTCTTATCCACTGCCTTCTTCGTTCTGGTAAAACGTTTGCTTCAATCTAGCTTTGTTCATTATAGATTAAGAACTTCTGAATTGCAATTTACAGTTGTTGGTGTGGTGTGTACTAACTACGGTTGCACTGTCTGTCTAATGTTTCGAACCACCATGGTAGTTGTAGCTTTACCTTTTTATTCTGGTTTATTGTTGCCCTTTTACCAGGATTGTCTAGTAACTAAAAGAATGGGAGGCTAGCATTTGGAATGGGACAATATGATGAGCCTCATTCACCTAAATCAAAACCATGAACTTGGAAATAGAGGAATTGTGGATGAGCATAGACTACTACCGACAATTACATTTCTATTAGCTGACTAGAATTTTTCTGGATTTGGTGAGGAGAGCAATATATTGGTGAAGACAGTCACATCTGCAGAGCTTGAATTGCTGGTGCATCTGACGTTAGTTGTGATGTGTAGGATTCCGCTTATTTCCTTACTTCCAGTCTATGAGTCTGGTCAATTCCAAAGTCGACTAGTGTTAATCCTTTCCGCTATCGTGCTCCCCCTTGCTTATTAAGTTGTCAATTTGCATATTCGCCATCAAACTTCAAAAATTGTGAATGTAGATTCTAAGCAGAAGTTCTTTGCAGGCGTTCACCCTGAAAAGTGTATATTAGATCTCTCTGTCTATCCTCTTTGACCTTTTCTGTTTGCCTTCACTGAGCTTGTCAGTCAGATTCACTCGCTCTTCCGCTTAACCCTAATGTGTCTCCTGGGATATATAACCTGCTTAAAGTTCAATCCTTCTTAAGCCCTTTGTTCTCGGCTCAGGTGATTGAGTGGTCACAATCGCGTTGAAACTTAGGTCCTTGCTCATAATTTCCGTATATAGGTACTCAGGCATGGAAAACCTTGTCCCTCCCGTATCTTGCTTGGAAAATAAATGAGATTTACCATGTTTCAAAAGAGTCTAAAGACGTTTAGGAATATCCTATGTCCTGATAGCATTTCTTGGGAGAGAGAGTTCTATCCCATTTCTTTTGTCCTCAGAACATAGTAAATGACATATTAAACGACCCTTCTTCTGATTCTCAGGCCACCATGGGACTTATATATTTCACCTTCCTCGCATTAAACAAAGACAGTGGACCGAAAGGGGGAGGAGACGGACCGAAAGGGGGTGGAGGTGCCCCTCCGCTGGAAGATCCGGTGGAAGAAGCCagaaaaataatggaaaaatacAAGTGACTTCAGCAGAATCACAGGTCGGAAAGAACCAAGTTTGCAATTTTCCGGTCCCCTTGCCCCCTGCTCAGGAGATATGTGCGGTGACAGCAACCGGAGATGGTCGCCGCCGAATTCTTTTGGAATGTCAATTTTGCATGTGTAAATGCAGGTGTGCGTGGCCGTACTTGTGTTTCCATCGGGTATAACCGTGTGCTGCATAGACCTGTAACTCATTGAAGTCGCTTCTCGAGCATTCGATCTAGTTCGAGCCGAGATTCCCGGTTGTGTACATACTAAGACTGGTCTACAGAGTGTTACTCCAATATTGTCGATCTCCATTTATATCACTGTGGATTAATAATATTCATAGATGATATTAAATGGTATATTTTGTAGgtttttcaaagtttttccaATTATGATGAGCCTCATTGTTTAAAATGGAAAACCGAAGAAAGAAAAGCGCGAATGGCATCCTCAAAAAGAGAGATGACTAGATCCCCCAAATGGATTGTTGGAGGCTTCGAGCAACTCTAACAATAAGTGTGGAATATAATAGAATTTGAGAATACTATGTTTTAAAATACATAATTTCTCTCGATATTTTTAAAAGCATCAATTTTAAGTCGGGTCATAATATCGGTGCTAACTATCTTTTGTCCTATAAAAGCACCTACAAAAGGTAAGGTTTCGACTCtggcctaaatttttttttttttttttgggtcatgaAAAATCACGAACGTTAAGTTGATATTCAATTTTGCCCCCCTTTTAACAGCATCATTGGACAAAAGCTCGACAAAGGTCCAGATTTTGATATCGATTGAAAATAGGTGCTTGTTTTcttacaagataaaaaaatttaggtcgGAATTGAGAcccaatctaaaaaaaaaaaattatgagacaAAGGAAAACTTTGGACTCGATTTGAGACTTTACCTCAGATTGTGTCTTTTTATAAGAATTGTATAGGATGAAATAAAGAACTTAGTTGCATGGAATTTTTCTTTGGGTCTAAGCATAGAAATTATCTGGCTGCATATGGGAGAGCATCGAAATTGGACTTTATAGTTTATACTatcaaaactaaatttttttttaatttttttaatttttttttttgtcaaagttttttttctttattaaaagGAATTTTTCTTGggtcaaaattaaaaggaataTTTCGCCATATCGAAATAAAGCAGACTTCTGCGGGAAAAGATTCGGACAAACGAAAGGCTTACCACGAACGTAAAAGTCAGAGGTCTGAGCGAGCTGATCAGAAATGGCGTCGGCCTCTCCACCTCTCTTGCCCTGTCATCCTCGCTGTCGTGgacgcctctctctctcatcctcgCGGCCTTTCCCTCCTCGCTTCGCCACCCGTCTCAAGtaaaacactctctctctctctctctctctctcttcccgaGTAGAAGCTGAGCACTGAAGCCTCTTGCGCTCGTTCCATGGTGGCGTCTCTTGCTTATTCACCATGAAAGTGTTGTTCGGAAGCCAAGCGAGTCCTTGTTCCTAACGGGAACGCACAATTTGTTTGACTTTAGGTGGCGATTTCAGCGTGCTGGTGTCATTGTTTCATATGATCGATAATGGAGTTGAAGTGAATTTGGATGAAACAGATTGCTTCTCGTTTGATTGCTGACTTCGCTTTTCAGGGTGTAGGGTGTAGATGTTCCAATGGTCTGTTTATGGTGATTGGCCTTCCGCTTCTTCGGAAAATTTGATTTTACTGCGGTGTGAGTGTAAATGCATCGGCGCTTTGGTCTCGCTCCATCGAATTATTGAGTGTATATTTACTCTTAGGAGTAAGATCTGATTGTAATGACTTTCGTGGCATTTAGGGTCTCCAGAAAAAGGCTTTCTTTTTACTTCCTGTCCACGAATGATAAATTTGGCAGACGCAGATgagcttttccttcttcttttcctgtCATGTTGTTGTGTTATCTCGCGTAATAGTTTAAAGATGTTATAAGCGACTAAAGTGAAACCATGATAACATGCTTGATGTTGTGTTTGGACTTCGTGATATGAATAGGTTATTTGTCAGACAGGGTTTGACAACACAATCAGGTTCAGTACCGTCTGCCATCAAAACTAGGGGTCAGGCCTTCCGACTATTGGCGGATCCCAATGTAAGCATCAAGCAATTCTATATCTATGATGAGAGTGCAGTTTTGTTGGTATTATGGATGTGTCCTATGAGTCGGCATCCCTTATTCTGGCGTTTTGTGGTGTGGCTGGTTATTCATTTTAGCTTCTTGTTCCACGGCATGTGAATAGTAAAATTGGTGGAGCTTGAATCACTGATACATGGAAATGCTTCATCCTACAATCATGGTAAACTGGAGGAGAACTTGTA
This genomic interval from Rhodamnia argentea isolate NSW1041297 chromosome 4, ASM2092103v1, whole genome shotgun sequence contains the following:
- the LOC115736123 gene encoding uncharacterized protein LOC115736123, with the translated sequence MASPTLLHSLLYIPPRSSKCPRAQFLPSKSISRPSNRASFSHTGVPGSIRRFVRRRPSPVVASQSNFLKVAQTVWKVGRDAIEAGTNLVPDAVPRPVARISVTFVGLSVALFVLKSFLSTAFFVLATMGLIYFTFLALNKDSGPKGGGDGPKGGGGAPPLEDPVEEARKIMEKYK